In Chitinophaga nivalis, a single genomic region encodes these proteins:
- a CDS encoding ankyrin repeat domain-containing protein: MSMSFIIACESGKRKIAEILLANNEVDVAYTDEKGRTALHYAAHHGYQDLVKLLLDAGAALDYEDHNGETPFYFACLQKQKQTALLLLEKGARTHINDLQGNSLLHLTAKTGQKELVDALLQQGVTVDLENNQAETPLLIAAAWRNKDIVQTLIDNGANVNTTNKAGDNPLITAVRAKNIAMATCLIDNHVDVNHVNHAGESALLIACYDTNRALTNLLVQHGADVLITSKNGLSPIWYACANNQKEIVALFLDKGIDVNFSQPLSADTASMNSYLDWVESASNLSMDSAFTLNHTYSYGGESLLHVAAKNGHLSMVKLLLEREAQINIQDESGNTALHYAASCGKKDIVKYLLEQGADVTIVNTKEQKAIDYASIKGYNEIASLLLSFHSPAAKATAAAPVPVEAKAGLSMAEKKQALLDLKELLDAGILSQAEFEEEKARILKG; this comes from the coding sequence ATGTCCATGTCATTTATCATTGCCTGTGAAAGCGGTAAGCGTAAAATAGCAGAGATCCTGCTGGCCAATAACGAAGTAGATGTTGCGTATACAGATGAAAAAGGCAGAACAGCGCTGCACTATGCAGCGCACCACGGCTACCAGGATCTGGTAAAACTATTGCTGGATGCTGGTGCGGCACTGGATTATGAAGATCATAACGGCGAAACGCCTTTTTACTTTGCCTGCCTGCAAAAGCAGAAACAAACCGCCCTCTTGCTGCTGGAAAAAGGCGCACGCACCCATATCAACGACCTGCAGGGCAACAGCCTCTTACACCTCACCGCCAAAACCGGGCAGAAAGAACTGGTGGATGCCCTGCTGCAACAAGGTGTAACCGTTGACCTGGAAAACAACCAGGCCGAAACTCCCCTGCTCATTGCAGCGGCATGGCGCAACAAAGACATTGTACAAACACTGATCGATAACGGCGCCAATGTGAATACCACCAACAAGGCAGGTGATAATCCGCTTATTACCGCCGTACGTGCGAAAAATATTGCCATGGCCACCTGCCTGATCGATAATCACGTGGACGTGAACCATGTCAATCATGCCGGAGAATCCGCCCTGCTGATTGCCTGTTATGATACCAACCGGGCCCTCACCAACTTACTGGTACAACACGGCGCCGATGTGCTGATCACCTCAAAGAATGGCCTGTCGCCTATCTGGTATGCCTGTGCCAACAACCAGAAAGAGATCGTTGCCCTCTTCCTGGATAAAGGCATCGATGTTAATTTCAGCCAGCCATTATCTGCAGATACGGCCAGCATGAATAGTTATCTGGATTGGGTGGAAAGCGCTTCGAACCTGTCTATGGACAGCGCCTTCACGTTGAATCACACCTATAGTTACGGTGGCGAAAGCCTCCTGCATGTAGCGGCCAAAAACGGACACCTGAGTATGGTAAAACTGTTGCTCGAACGGGAAGCGCAGATTAACATCCAGGACGAATCCGGTAATACTGCCCTGCACTATGCTGCTTCCTGCGGTAAAAAAGATATCGTGAAATACCTGCTGGAACAAGGCGCGGATGTAACGATCGTGAATACCAAAGAACAGAAAGCCATCGATTACGCTTCCATCAAAGGGTATAATGAAATTGCCAGCCTCCTGCTCAGCTTTCACTCTCCCGCAGCGAAAGCGACGGCTGCTGCTCCCGTTCCGGTTGAAGCTAAAGCGGGCCTCAGTATGGCAGAGAAAAAACAAGCATTGCTGGACTTAAAAGAATTGCTGGATGCCGGCATTTTATCACAGGCAGAATTTGAGGAAGAGAAAGCCAGGATATTAAAAGGATAA
- a CDS encoding ankyrin repeat domain-containing protein has protein sequence MYEVNKLADAIRRRNMADVRQLITQGEKLPKQLPDFDKKQIFDSLLLTKAFDLVDELLIKEGLIVMDIYEYDKFDGSIFESLFRTLGTTPEELDFLTSFVARLDNINDALQDKTLLRVAFNQSAPMEQIRILVAAGCDIHYKTNYEENFLYKIVQEFAIKEDIGLAYLSFLIGEGLDPNAGNIVGTTPLHLAVGSSKSRYIDLLLENGADPNQPNKDGETPFYNAIVHQVCDIQLYEKLLRYAAPDFEGLNKNKEPLFVGAVRMRRRGSEYETAVIQALLRDGADIYQTAPYYSKDKSALDWISEYPAEVLQTVLEAGVVDLERRDDEGNTILHKVCAYNVNYEQEAAKQLYRKVKLLIENGAAVNVTNDQDKSPLDLAAQDNLKAKTVELLLKHKS, from the coding sequence ATGTACGAAGTGAATAAACTGGCGGATGCAATCAGAAGACGCAATATGGCCGACGTGAGACAACTGATCACACAGGGTGAAAAACTACCTAAGCAACTACCTGATTTTGATAAAAAACAAATCTTCGACAGCCTCCTGCTCACCAAAGCATTTGATCTGGTAGATGAGCTGTTGATCAAGGAAGGTTTGATTGTCATGGATATTTATGAATATGATAAATTCGACGGCAGCATCTTTGAAAGCCTGTTCAGAACACTCGGGACAACACCTGAGGAACTGGACTTTCTCACTTCCTTTGTAGCCAGACTAGATAATATTAATGATGCCCTGCAGGATAAAACCTTGCTGAGAGTAGCCTTCAACCAATCTGCCCCCATGGAACAGATCCGGATACTGGTAGCGGCAGGCTGCGATATTCATTATAAAACCAATTACGAAGAGAACTTTCTTTATAAGATTGTACAGGAATTTGCCATCAAGGAAGATATTGGCCTGGCCTATCTTTCCTTCCTCATCGGCGAAGGCCTGGATCCCAATGCCGGCAACATTGTGGGCACAACGCCGCTGCACCTGGCAGTAGGCAGTTCCAAATCGCGTTACATAGACCTCTTGCTGGAAAACGGCGCAGATCCCAACCAACCCAACAAAGACGGAGAAACACCTTTTTATAATGCTATAGTACACCAGGTATGCGACATACAACTGTATGAAAAACTGCTCCGCTATGCGGCACCGGATTTTGAAGGGCTTAATAAAAACAAAGAACCGCTGTTTGTAGGCGCAGTGCGCATGCGGCGGAGAGGTTCCGAATACGAGACCGCCGTTATACAGGCATTGCTCCGCGACGGCGCCGACATCTATCAGACGGCTCCTTACTACAGTAAGGATAAATCCGCCCTGGACTGGATCAGCGAATACCCCGCCGAAGTACTGCAAACAGTACTGGAAGCCGGTGTGGTAGACCTGGAGCGCCGCGATGATGAAGGCAATACCATTCTGCATAAAGTATGCGCCTATAATGTAAACTACGAACAGGAAGCAGCGAAACAATTGTACCGTAAAGTGAAACTGCTGATAGAAAACGGAGCCGCTGTAAACGTCACCAACGATCAGGATAAAAGTCCGCTGGACCTGGCTGCCCAGGATAACCTGAAAGCAAAGACCGTTGAATTACTTTTAAAACATAAATCCTAG
- a CDS encoding sensor histidine kinase translates to MRWRHLTYLFAAVLLFLAGNRTPAHAVVPDEVKRLHVKLRLAKDSSSYTKFLNDLAFHYHRNNLDSCYWYASKALEIAERRQNIRAKSYAYTNLALFYTFKRNPKMAVIYNYEALKLDQVLCDSGAISTDYSNLALAYRGDGNIGKAQYYEQLSIQLGCRFLEHSDYNIDLINYLIYYWKDSTRQDSVQWALAQLRVSTEQDPYSMEWYNARLFEAMDLLKTHSFQEVEKKINNIAADALQRGLPETATTAYYHMLDDLLPMGYPVDSIAYAQKIFPLARQTGDDESLLDVSSILFRHYSARHDPAKAALYGQVLRRLATAELLQIRKLPAVDHISYFLRQQQLQELSASNQLQQHRITENELRKSGHQLLLKFLLGVLILLAIFTGTYWWSYYCSRRHIRALTSANTDITEKNIRLQENDTFKNKLLSLIAHDFRAPLKDILHTARWWQHSPPDRQSMLNSLSRIELNSRKTLDTFDGILRWIKLQLTGFSYLPASCDIHVLFATALEHMQENIRSKQLTTHLEVPLDTLLAADNEVLQFVHRTLLGQIIALTGHLGTLTITARSQNRQTIVTIKGYPIMITPALLQLLDHPQQHDGLILATCSDFLDKMGGSLQLMTEAPMTYGFVYTLPSHRP, encoded by the coding sequence ATGAGATGGCGCCACCTCACATATCTGTTTGCGGCCGTGCTGTTGTTCCTTGCCGGTAACAGGACGCCGGCACACGCCGTTGTGCCGGATGAAGTTAAACGCCTGCATGTAAAATTACGGCTGGCAAAAGACAGCAGCAGCTACACCAAGTTTTTGAATGACCTGGCTTTCCATTATCACCGCAATAACCTCGACAGCTGCTACTGGTATGCCAGTAAGGCCCTGGAAATAGCGGAACGCCGGCAGAATATCCGGGCTAAATCCTACGCCTATACGAACCTCGCGCTCTTTTATACCTTCAAAAGAAATCCCAAGATGGCCGTCATCTATAACTACGAAGCCTTAAAGCTGGACCAGGTGCTCTGCGACTCCGGTGCGATCAGCACTGACTACAGCAATCTCGCCCTGGCCTACCGGGGCGACGGGAACATCGGGAAAGCACAATACTATGAACAACTGTCTATTCAGCTGGGCTGTCGCTTTCTGGAGCACAGCGACTACAACATAGACCTGATCAACTACCTGATTTACTACTGGAAAGACAGTACCCGGCAGGATTCCGTACAATGGGCACTGGCACAGCTACGCGTTTCAACAGAACAGGACCCGTATAGTATGGAATGGTATAATGCCCGGCTGTTTGAAGCCATGGATCTGCTCAAAACCCATTCTTTCCAGGAAGTAGAAAAAAAGATCAATAACATTGCGGCAGATGCACTCCAAAGAGGACTGCCGGAAACCGCCACCACAGCCTATTACCATATGCTGGACGACCTGCTGCCAATGGGCTATCCGGTAGATTCCATTGCCTACGCCCAAAAGATATTTCCGTTGGCCCGGCAAACCGGTGATGATGAATCCCTCCTGGATGTGAGCAGTATCTTGTTCCGACACTACTCCGCCCGGCACGATCCGGCAAAAGCTGCGCTGTACGGGCAAGTACTCCGGCGCCTGGCAACAGCCGAATTGTTACAGATCAGAAAACTGCCGGCGGTAGATCATATCAGCTATTTCCTCCGCCAGCAACAGCTGCAGGAACTGTCGGCCTCCAATCAACTGCAACAGCACCGGATTACGGAAAATGAACTGCGGAAATCCGGACACCAGCTCCTGCTGAAATTTCTGCTGGGCGTACTGATCCTCCTGGCTATTTTTACCGGTACCTATTGGTGGTCTTACTATTGTTCGCGGCGGCATATCCGGGCACTGACCTCCGCCAATACCGATATAACGGAGAAGAATATACGCCTGCAGGAAAATGACACCTTCAAAAATAAATTACTCTCCCTGATTGCCCATGACTTCCGGGCGCCTTTAAAAGATATCCTCCATACCGCCAGATGGTGGCAACATAGTCCGCCGGACCGCCAATCCATGCTGAACAGTCTGAGCAGGATAGAACTCAATTCCCGGAAAACCCTCGACACCTTCGATGGTATCCTCCGCTGGATCAAGCTGCAACTGACCGGTTTCAGCTACCTGCCGGCCTCCTGCGATATACATGTACTGTTTGCCACCGCCCTGGAACATATGCAGGAAAACATCCGGAGCAAACAACTGACCACCCACCTGGAAGTGCCGTTGGATACGCTGCTGGCTGCAGACAATGAAGTATTGCAATTTGTGCACCGCACCCTCCTGGGACAAATCATTGCCCTCACCGGCCACCTGGGTACCCTCACCATTACCGCCCGGTCACAAAACCGGCAGACCATCGTTACCATCAAAGGGTATCCGATTATGATAACGCCGGCACTCTTACAGCTGCTCGATCATCCCCAGCAACACGACGGGCTGATACTGGCCACCTGCAGCGACTTTCTGGATAAGATGGGCGGCTCCCTGCAGCTCATGACGGAGGCGCCGATGACCTATGGCTTTGTGTACACCCTCCCCTCGCACAGACCCTGA
- a CDS encoding sensor histidine kinase, producing the protein MKQKEPTTYHLSSLPAGRFNTRQSPGRRQYNIWKSLILTGVIICQTGMLHASHLPPDSMVYTDQLHQRAVAALQKNLDTTWYYAIRSRDLATRRQYAKGIADAWQVLGSYYELCHNKYLSVRYYTDALQAYTQQQYLPGTGRLYAHLGTYYQQSGQSAMAATYAHKAMATSRQLPDDLTRAFILTRYASIFLNDPGKKDSVQWALTSARNSCTRYRDTAGLLQLEQLQIQQLLAQHDTATAIHQLNDLHTRATATGYYYPAVQAARLLTAISARRQQPDTIQYMTLMVQAAQAGGYREQMMPVAIQLADWYTRQGKPDSALPYNQLLLNILDKKEADKTNGEMDYLSYYLQQHNLHSLQLQQDIQQSRLHRLQLENRNRFLLTACLIILLVLAALAEIYFFRAYRRTHKDARLLGIKNREILEKNTLLLSHDDFKNKLVSVIAHDSRAPLSNVINITTFLRKEMLSPDEAAEWMMEVEHATGYTLQIFDNILTWISSQVAGFVYEPESCKPADMVPEVVRFLSGMINAKHLQVIINIPGTTTVWANREMLQFIHRNFIHNAIKFSPVSSTLRILAETDKDRVTLSVTDEGPGIPPDLLPNLFEFNHKKGSKNEQQGAGLALIICRDFISKMGGQLQVTNLPEKGARFSYTLPPANPHQLLPS; encoded by the coding sequence ATGAAGCAAAAGGAGCCGACCACCTACCACCTGTCATCGTTACCGGCAGGCCGGTTTAATACCCGGCAATCTCCTGGCCGCCGTCAGTATAACATATGGAAAAGCCTGATACTGACAGGTGTGATCATATGCCAGACCGGCATGCTTCACGCCAGCCATTTACCGCCGGACAGCATGGTTTATACAGACCAGCTGCATCAGCGTGCCGTAGCCGCGCTGCAAAAGAACCTGGACACCACCTGGTATTATGCCATTCGCTCGCGGGACCTGGCTACCCGTCGTCAATATGCAAAAGGCATAGCAGATGCGTGGCAGGTACTGGGCAGCTATTATGAATTATGCCATAATAAGTACTTGTCTGTCCGCTACTACACCGACGCCCTGCAGGCATATACCCAACAGCAATACCTCCCGGGAACAGGCCGCCTGTATGCGCACCTGGGCACCTACTATCAGCAATCCGGGCAATCTGCGATGGCGGCCACTTATGCCCATAAAGCCATGGCCACCAGCCGGCAACTACCGGACGATCTCACCCGGGCCTTCATCCTGACCCGTTACGCCAGCATTTTCCTGAACGATCCCGGCAAAAAGGACTCGGTACAATGGGCCCTGACAAGTGCCCGGAACAGTTGCACCCGCTACCGTGATACGGCTGGCCTGCTGCAACTGGAACAATTACAGATCCAGCAACTACTGGCTCAACATGATACTGCCACCGCCATCCACCAGCTGAACGACCTGCACACCCGGGCTACCGCCACCGGCTACTATTACCCGGCCGTACAGGCAGCCCGCCTGTTGACCGCCATCAGCGCCCGGCGGCAGCAACCGGATACCATTCAATATATGACACTGATGGTACAAGCAGCCCAGGCCGGCGGCTACCGGGAACAGATGATGCCCGTAGCCATTCAGCTGGCCGACTGGTATACCCGACAGGGAAAACCCGACAGCGCCCTTCCCTATAACCAGCTGCTATTAAACATCCTGGATAAAAAAGAAGCCGATAAAACCAACGGAGAAATGGATTATTTGTCCTACTACCTGCAGCAGCATAATCTCCACTCCCTGCAGCTGCAACAGGACATACAGCAGTCCCGGCTGCACCGGCTGCAATTGGAAAACCGGAACCGTTTTCTGCTCACGGCCTGTCTGATCATACTGCTGGTGCTGGCGGCCCTGGCCGAAATCTATTTTTTCCGCGCCTACCGGCGTACCCATAAAGACGCCCGGCTGCTGGGTATAAAAAACCGGGAGATCCTGGAAAAAAATACGCTGCTGCTCAGTCACGACGACTTCAAAAACAAGCTGGTATCAGTGATTGCGCACGATTCAAGGGCCCCCCTGAGTAACGTCATCAACATTACCACCTTCCTGAGAAAAGAAATGCTGTCGCCGGATGAAGCTGCAGAATGGATGATGGAAGTAGAACACGCCACCGGCTACACGCTGCAGATCTTCGACAATATCCTCACCTGGATCAGCTCCCAGGTAGCCGGATTCGTATATGAACCAGAATCCTGCAAACCGGCAGATATGGTCCCCGAAGTGGTGCGCTTCCTGTCTGGCATGATCAACGCCAAACACCTGCAGGTGATCATCAATATACCCGGTACCACTACCGTATGGGCCAACCGTGAAATGCTGCAGTTTATACACCGCAATTTCATTCATAATGCCATTAAGTTTTCGCCGGTAAGCAGTACCCTGCGTATTCTGGCGGAAACAGACAAGGATCGGGTTACCCTCTCGGTAACAGACGAAGGCCCTGGCATCCCGCCGGATCTGCTACCCAACCTGTTTGAGTTTAATCACAAAAAAGGCAGTAAAAATGAGCAGCAGGGCGCCGGGCTGGCACTCATTATCTGCCGCGACTTTATCAGTAAAATGGGCGGCCAGCTGCAGGTGACCAACCTCCCTGAAAAAGGCGCCCGGTTTTCCTATACGTTACCACCTGCTAATCCACACCAACTGCTACCTTCATGA
- a CDS encoding GNAT family N-acetyltransferase, with protein MIDATHATVSLRRITIENVETICDLSSTLSPEQRKMVADNGESIAVAHYSEDAWFRAIYADDTPAGFIMLHTSADWSDGIDFSGIFLWRLMIAGPHQGKGYGKKAIGLVLRNLAARGIWELYTSCGEGPGSPLAFYRQLGFEPTGDYYGDELELRLCFTADILPSLLGDLPLK; from the coding sequence ATGATTGATGCCACGCACGCAACGGTAAGTCTCCGCCGGATTACCATCGAAAATGTAGAAACCATCTGTGACCTGAGCAGTACCTTAAGTCCCGAACAACGAAAAATGGTAGCGGATAACGGCGAATCCATTGCCGTAGCCCACTATTCCGAAGATGCCTGGTTCAGGGCCATCTATGCCGACGACACCCCGGCAGGTTTTATTATGTTACACACCAGTGCCGATTGGAGCGACGGTATCGACTTCTCCGGCATATTCCTCTGGCGCCTGATGATAGCCGGCCCCCATCAGGGTAAAGGATATGGAAAAAAGGCCATCGGACTGGTGTTGCGTAACCTGGCGGCACGCGGTATATGGGAGCTGTACACCAGTTGTGGTGAAGGCCCTGGCAGCCCGCTGGCATTTTACCGGCAGCTGGGTTTTGAACCCACCGGCGATTACTACGGGGATGAACTGGAACTACGGCTTTGTTTTACGGCAGACATCCTCCCTTCGTTACTGGGTGATCTCCCCCTAAAATAA
- a CDS encoding aspartyl protease family protein, with protein sequence MKKNVVRRWLLCICCFAGIASESMAQQRRTDTIPFSLETGLLVFKGKLNGHAIDFLFDTGAGMAVATAGIRDSAELKSSRKEVQAHDANQQTKRLQSVVAETLQVGSFDFKNIRCVMADMPLLRCMQLFVLSADVIRQLNWQIDFERRQLYVSQAAFPVEEGMITCPVRYVKERPCVNGAIIGLPVQDVLIDMGYKNVCTFPVAAEKGTQLLTRYQESGGQVQYSLAASMGIMGTPRPDTVATVRFQELQLGGHTFYQVPATGKKNTTLKLGVRFFSTFCTRMILNHAQSNYYLLPVPENKRSTWEGAEMVTVGLKESQLVITGKALEGTGHTFELDEVVSAVNGKTAADFSGECDFFRWYNYVRKDLTIQRTNGQQVQITKIKLP encoded by the coding sequence ATGAAAAAAAATGTTGTCCGGAGATGGCTGCTATGCATTTGTTGCTTTGCAGGAATAGCCTCGGAAAGTATGGCGCAACAGCGCCGGACAGATACGATTCCTTTTTCCCTGGAAACCGGTCTGTTGGTATTTAAAGGAAAGCTAAACGGGCATGCTATTGATTTTCTGTTTGACACCGGCGCGGGAATGGCGGTAGCTACTGCCGGTATCCGGGATAGTGCGGAATTGAAAAGTAGTCGTAAGGAAGTGCAGGCCCATGATGCCAACCAACAGACCAAGCGGCTGCAAAGTGTGGTGGCGGAGACGTTGCAGGTGGGGAGCTTCGATTTTAAAAATATACGTTGCGTCATGGCAGATATGCCCTTGTTGCGTTGTATGCAGCTGTTTGTGCTGAGTGCCGATGTGATCCGGCAGTTGAACTGGCAGATAGATTTTGAGCGGCGGCAGCTGTATGTTTCACAGGCAGCTTTCCCCGTGGAGGAAGGGATGATCACGTGCCCGGTTCGTTATGTAAAGGAAAGGCCCTGTGTGAATGGCGCCATCATAGGATTGCCTGTCCAGGACGTACTCATTGATATGGGATATAAAAACGTATGTACTTTTCCGGTAGCCGCGGAGAAGGGCACGCAGTTGCTGACACGCTATCAGGAAAGCGGCGGGCAGGTACAATATAGCCTGGCGGCGTCGATGGGCATAATGGGTACGCCCCGGCCGGATACGGTGGCTACCGTACGTTTCCAGGAGCTGCAACTGGGCGGGCATACTTTTTATCAGGTACCGGCGACCGGCAAAAAAAATACGACGTTGAAACTGGGCGTGAGATTTTTTTCGACCTTTTGTACGCGTATGATCCTCAATCATGCCCAAAGCAATTATTACCTGCTGCCGGTTCCGGAAAATAAGCGCAGCACATGGGAAGGCGCAGAAATGGTGACGGTGGGATTAAAGGAGTCGCAATTAGTCATTACGGGCAAGGCGCTGGAGGGCACGGGGCATACCTTTGAGCTGGATGAAGTAGTCAGTGCCGTAAATGGAAAAACGGCAGCTGATTTCTCCGGTGAATGTGATTTTTTCAGGTGGTACAATTATGTACGGAAAGACCTGACGATACAACGGACCAATGGGCAACAGGTGCAGATAACGAAGATAAAGCTGCCATAG
- a CDS encoding DUF6624 domain-containing protein, whose product MKKILSLLLCCALLPHFSIAQQDLTQYNFFVHQADSLYHAGAYKPAALAFSQAFITTNGKGLMNDRYNAACAWALAGVPDSAFFQLEKIVTKVAFADYQQLTNDKDLVSLHTDKRWQPLLDAVLVNKEKEEALLDKSLVRVLDTIYQDDQESRLLIESTAKKYGETSKEMERLWKKIDWQDSINVRKTTAILDQYGWPGPSVIGIRGSTTLFLVIQHAPLRIQQQYLPMMRDAVKKQQASPADLALLEDRVSLGEGRKQIYGSQISLNKKTGKYFVCPLEDPDHVDERREEAGLAPLAEYVRIWGITWDVSSYKKELPALPPCGQ is encoded by the coding sequence ATGAAAAAGATACTTTCTTTATTACTATGCTGTGCCCTGCTACCCCATTTTTCTATCGCACAGCAAGACCTGACCCAGTATAATTTTTTCGTACACCAGGCAGACTCCCTGTATCACGCAGGCGCCTACAAACCCGCTGCGCTGGCCTTCTCTCAGGCATTCATCACCACCAACGGAAAAGGTTTAATGAATGACCGCTACAATGCCGCCTGCGCATGGGCATTAGCCGGTGTTCCCGACAGCGCTTTTTTTCAGTTGGAGAAAATTGTGACGAAAGTAGCTTTTGCAGACTACCAGCAACTCACCAACGACAAAGACCTGGTATCCCTTCATACAGATAAAAGATGGCAGCCTTTGCTGGATGCAGTACTCGTCAACAAAGAAAAAGAAGAAGCGCTGCTGGACAAATCGCTTGTACGCGTTTTAGATACCATTTATCAGGATGATCAGGAAAGCCGTTTACTGATAGAATCTACTGCAAAAAAATATGGCGAAACTTCCAAAGAAATGGAACGCCTCTGGAAAAAAATAGACTGGCAGGATTCCATCAATGTACGTAAAACCACCGCCATCCTCGATCAGTATGGCTGGCCTGGCCCCTCCGTAATCGGGATACGGGGCAGCACCACCTTGTTTCTGGTGATCCAACATGCCCCGCTGCGCATTCAACAGCAATACCTGCCGATGATGCGGGATGCCGTGAAGAAACAACAGGCGTCTCCTGCCGACCTGGCGCTGCTGGAAGACCGGGTATCATTGGGAGAAGGCCGTAAACAGATTTACGGCAGCCAGATCAGTCTCAATAAAAAAACCGGAAAATATTTTGTGTGTCCCCTGGAAGATCCCGATCATGTGGATGAACGACGGGAAGAAGCCGGCTTAGCTCCCCTGGCAGAATATGTACGTATCTGGGGGATAACATGGGATGTCAGCTCCTATAAAAAAGAACTGCCGGCATTGCCGCCCTGCGGGCAATAA
- the gwsS gene encoding grasp-with-spasm system SPASM domain peptide maturase has translation MKTNIPFRLFTCCLPVEGAQRSVLCDVQRQSIHLIPNTLYEILLLHDGKTIEQVYQYYEHEQDEIIHEYFEFLLREEFIFFTETPAAFPPMDLTWDEPYPVTNAIIDLDAATPPLPWPRLIHELETLGCQHIQLRCFSDHPLTFFEDILQQLEHTRILSAELIIKYQDHFTQPMLVGFCSLFKRITLLTLHTTPFTETVFHPPAGNARILYIPSPIDAATHCGHIIPDYFSINIKTFTESQQYNTCLNRKISIDAAGNIKNCPSMKDSFGNVYDSTLLAALAHPAFKKYWHINKNQISVCKDCEFRHICTDCRAYLENPQDILSKPLKCGYNPYTCEWEDWSQNPLKEHAIAYYFK, from the coding sequence ATGAAAACCAATATCCCTTTCAGATTGTTTACCTGCTGTCTTCCGGTGGAAGGCGCCCAACGATCGGTACTCTGTGATGTACAACGGCAAAGCATTCACCTGATCCCCAATACCCTCTATGAGATCCTATTACTGCATGATGGTAAAACGATCGAACAGGTATATCAATATTATGAACATGAACAGGATGAGATCATCCACGAGTATTTCGAGTTTTTGCTGAGAGAAGAATTCATTTTTTTCACCGAAACGCCGGCGGCCTTTCCTCCCATGGATCTTACCTGGGATGAGCCGTATCCGGTTACCAATGCCATCATCGACCTGGATGCTGCTACACCGCCACTTCCCTGGCCACGCCTCATTCATGAACTGGAAACACTCGGTTGTCAGCATATCCAGCTTCGCTGCTTCTCCGATCATCCACTCACCTTCTTTGAAGACATCCTGCAACAATTGGAACATACCCGTATTCTTTCGGCAGAACTGATTATAAAATACCAGGATCATTTTACCCAGCCCATGCTGGTAGGGTTTTGCAGCCTGTTTAAGCGAATTACCCTGCTCACGCTCCATACCACTCCTTTTACGGAAACGGTATTTCATCCGCCGGCAGGCAATGCCCGGATCCTGTACATTCCTTCTCCCATTGATGCCGCCACCCATTGCGGGCATATCATTCCGGACTACTTTTCCATCAACATCAAAACCTTTACTGAGTCGCAGCAATACAATACCTGTCTTAACAGAAAAATCAGTATTGATGCTGCCGGCAATATTAAAAACTGTCCTTCTATGAAAGACAGCTTTGGTAACGTATACGACTCTACGCTGTTAGCGGCGTTAGCTCATCCGGCATTTAAAAAATACTGGCATATTAATAAGAATCAGATTTCTGTTTGCAAAGATTGTGAATTTCGCCATATTTGCACTGATTGCAGGGCATATCTGGAAAACCCTCAGGACATCCTGAGTAAACCATTAAAATGTGGCTACAACCCCTACACCTGCGAGTGGGAAGACTGGAGCCAGAATCCGCTCAAGGAGCATGCAATAGCCTATTATTTCAAGTAG